A genomic window from Methanobacterium sp. BRmetb2 includes:
- a CDS encoding methyltransferase: protein MSCYMYWDKIKSIANSLKEYGEYKLHEMPLDKIIPLLDSVEKIAHDNVIDFDSAKHILDDEKMNEALKIIRKFYVYLGTRLETEKAGEILNSTDPWATLESFHFFERYLGLIKNENQLVKFTTEQKVVFVGGGPLPLTLILLNRFYKARGVSIEIIPEVAELSRQIIKKLGLDSQIEVVDGDETTLRNVDYTTIMVAALAEPKERVFANLWEMLDTTTPVIYRTYTGMRAILYSPVTERATRGFHKEVMILPKGNVNNTSVLVRKVV from the coding sequence ATGAGTTGTTATATGTATTGGGATAAAATTAAATCTATTGCTAATTCTCTTAAAGAATATGGTGAGTATAAACTCCATGAAATGCCACTGGATAAGATTATACCTTTATTGGACTCTGTAGAGAAAATTGCTCACGATAATGTTATTGACTTTGATTCGGCCAAACATATTTTAGATGACGAAAAAATGAACGAGGCACTTAAAATTATCAGGAAATTCTACGTCTATTTAGGTACCCGTCTGGAAACGGAAAAGGCTGGGGAAATATTGAATTCCACAGATCCTTGGGCCACATTAGAATCATTCCATTTTTTTGAACGTTATTTGGGATTGATAAAAAATGAAAATCAACTGGTAAAGTTTACAACTGAACAAAAAGTAGTATTTGTTGGAGGAGGACCCTTACCATTAACTTTAATTCTTTTAAACAGATTTTATAAAGCCCGCGGTGTTAGTATAGAAATAATTCCTGAAGTAGCTGAACTATCCCGTCAAATAATAAAAAAATTAGGATTAGATTCTCAGATTGAAGTTGTGGATGGAGATGAAACTACGCTGAGGAATGTAGACTACACTACCATAATGGTGGCAGCCCTAGCAGAACCCAAGGAGAGAGTATTTGCCAATTTATGGGAAATGTTGGACACCACCACTCCAGTTATATACAGAACATATACTGGTATGAGGGCTATTCTTTACTCTCCAGTTACTGAAAGGGCTACCCGGGGGTTTCACAAGGAAGTTATGATTCTGCCTAAAGGTAATGTAAACAACACCTCGGTTTTGGTTCGTAAAGTTGTTTAA
- a CDS encoding Nif3-like dinuclear metal center hexameric protein, protein MLASELFKMIEARVPMELALSTDTVGFIGPGNPETIEVNKVLVVLDYHHELELEDWDLVVSHHPPLVKPNIPTYVIHSNWDIVQGGANDALAESLKIKVLDVFDTKTGIGRICSADISLEDFLINVADVLKTEQLNVVRKDDGHIGKLAIVSGFGLNPEYIQLAYDKGVDLFLSGDLTHKGALTAIKLGIFVVDATHQATEVPGLIRLCRLISEFGLTVEFEYPQMPWEFYVK, encoded by the coding sequence ATGTTAGCATCTGAACTTTTCAAAATGATTGAGGCTAGAGTTCCAATGGAATTGGCCTTGTCAACAGATACTGTGGGATTTATAGGGCCGGGCAATCCAGAAACAATTGAAGTAAATAAAGTTCTGGTGGTATTGGATTATCATCATGAATTGGAACTTGAAGATTGGGATTTAGTGGTTTCTCATCACCCGCCTCTAGTTAAGCCTAACATACCAACCTATGTCATACATTCCAATTGGGACATTGTACAAGGCGGTGCAAATGATGCATTGGCTGAATCTTTAAAAATTAAAGTTTTAGATGTGTTTGATACAAAAACAGGAATTGGCCGTATTTGTTCAGCTGATATTTCGTTGGAAGATTTTTTAATAAATGTTGCAGATGTATTAAAAACAGAACAACTAAATGTGGTCAGAAAAGATGATGGTCATATTGGGAAGTTGGCTATTGTTTCTGGTTTTGGACTGAACCCAGAATACATACAGTTAGCTTATGATAAAGGTGTGGATTTATTTTTATCAGGAGATTTGACTCATAAAGGGGCATTAACTGCCATAAAATTAGGTATTTTTGTGGTTGATGCCACACACCAAGCAACTGAGGTTCCAGGTTTGATAAGACTTTGTAGGTTAATTTCAGAGTTTGGATTAACTGTTGAGTTCGAGTATCCTCAAATGCCATGGGAATTTTATGTCAAATAA
- a CDS encoding 5,10-methenyltetrahydromethanopterin hydrogenase cofactor biosynthesis protein HmdB, which produces MIKKIISKALREEKLAKKEVYDLFKVKSGEHVEQIFDAASNLRNSKNSTIKLTSTVHLTNICKITPKCKYCGFAAETSLDGYYHPFYKSNYEILKAVKAVEMSGIPRVSCSGAHGYQGQHAVEASRIVKENTSLELLVNVGTDLNQSSLAEMAEYGTDTICCNIETLNHQLFNYLKPGERLKDRIKACMLISEAELELSSGLLIGLGESYQDRVNHLFFLKEFPTLGEIPIMGFNPYQGTPMEHHPPCNLIEQMKTIAITRLIFPDIRITVPTPTIGPENVKFSLIAGADNLATVIPEKYPTNVKGVGSPTYGNLKEVVNCVKEMGLTPEI; this is translated from the coding sequence TTGATAAAAAAAATCATCTCAAAAGCATTAAGAGAAGAAAAACTTGCAAAAAAAGAAGTATACGATCTGTTTAAAGTTAAATCAGGAGAACATGTTGAACAGATATTTGATGCAGCGTCAAACTTAAGAAATTCTAAGAATAGCACAATTAAACTAACTTCTACGGTCCATCTAACCAATATATGTAAAATAACGCCTAAATGTAAATATTGTGGTTTTGCTGCAGAAACTTCGCTGGATGGATATTATCATCCTTTTTACAAGTCAAATTATGAAATATTAAAAGCAGTTAAGGCGGTTGAAATGTCTGGAATCCCACGAGTTAGCTGTTCCGGTGCACATGGGTATCAAGGCCAACATGCAGTGGAAGCAAGTCGCATAGTAAAAGAAAATACTTCATTAGAGTTATTAGTGAATGTGGGAACGGATTTAAATCAGAGCTCTCTGGCAGAAATGGCCGAATATGGAACTGATACCATATGTTGTAATATTGAGACTTTGAATCATCAACTTTTTAATTACCTGAAACCTGGAGAGAGATTGAAAGATAGAATAAAAGCCTGTATGTTAATAAGCGAAGCAGAGCTTGAACTTTCCTCTGGACTGCTTATAGGGTTGGGTGAATCATATCAAGACAGGGTAAATCATCTATTTTTCCTCAAAGAATTTCCTACATTAGGTGAAATTCCAATTATGGGATTTAATCCATATCAGGGCACTCCCATGGAACACCATCCTCCTTGCAACTTGATTGAACAGATGAAAACTATTGCCATCACCCGACTCATTTTTCCAGATATAAGAATTACAGTTCCAACCCCTACTATTGGACCGGAAAATGTTAAATTTTCATTAATTGCAGGTGCTGATAACTTAGCCACGGTTATTCCTGAAAAATATCCTACAAATGTAAAGGGTGTTGGTTCACCTACTTACGGAAACTTGAAGGAAGTCGTAAATTGTGTAAAAGAAATGGGGCTTACTCCTGAAATATAG
- the hmd gene encoding 5,10-methenyltetrahydromethanopterin hydrogenase: MKIAILGAGCYRTHAASGITNFTRACEVAEMVGKPEIAMTHSTITMGAELKELAGIDEVVVSDPVFDNDFTVIDDFEYEKVIEAHKDNPESVMPQIREKVNQVAKDLPKPPEGAIHFTHPEDLGFEVTSDDIEAVEDADWVMTWLPKGDMQMGIIEKFADNLKEGAILTHACTVPTTMFQKIFEDLSSDEMNIAPKFNVSSYHPGAVPEMKGQVYIAEGYASEESICDLVDWGVAARGNAFKLPAELLGPVCDMCSALTAITYAGILSYRDSVMNVLGAPAGFAQMMAKESLSQVTDLMDKVGIDHMEEKLDPGALLGTADSMNFGAAADVLPSILEVMEKRKGKGPTCNV; encoded by the coding sequence ATGAAGATTGCAATATTAGGTGCAGGGTGTTACAGGACACATGCTGCAAGTGGAATAACAAACTTCACCCGAGCCTGTGAAGTTGCGGAAATGGTTGGCAAACCAGAAATAGCCATGACACATTCAACCATAACTATGGGTGCTGAATTAAAGGAATTAGCTGGGATTGATGAAGTTGTAGTATCCGATCCGGTATTTGATAACGATTTCACAGTAATAGACGATTTTGAATATGAAAAGGTTATTGAAGCCCACAAAGATAACCCAGAAAGTGTAATGCCACAAATACGAGAAAAGGTTAACCAAGTGGCTAAAGATCTTCCAAAACCCCCAGAAGGTGCAATACATTTTACCCACCCTGAAGACCTTGGTTTTGAGGTAACTTCTGACGATATTGAAGCAGTTGAGGATGCAGATTGGGTCATGACATGGTTACCTAAGGGAGATATGCAAATGGGGATTATTGAAAAATTTGCTGATAATCTTAAAGAAGGCGCTATTTTGACCCATGCCTGCACAGTACCTACTACTATGTTCCAGAAAATATTTGAAGATTTAAGCAGTGATGAAATGAATATTGCCCCTAAATTTAATGTATCATCTTACCATCCGGGAGCAGTACCAGAAATGAAGGGACAGGTTTACATTGCTGAAGGTTACGCCTCGGAAGAATCAATCTGTGACTTAGTTGATTGGGGTGTTGCTGCACGAGGCAATGCTTTTAAACTACCTGCTGAATTATTAGGTCCAGTTTGTGATATGTGTTCTGCATTAACTGCAATAACTTATGCTGGAATTCTCAGTTATCGTGACTCTGTAATGAATGTATTAGGTGCACCTGCCGGTTTTGCCCAGATGATGGCTAAAGAATCATTATCTCAGGTCACTGATTTAATGGATAAAGTGGGAATAGACCACATGGAAGAAAAACTTGATCCTGGGGCTTTACTTGGAACTGCGGACTCAATGAATTTCGGGGCAGCTGCTGATGTTTTACCGTCTATTTTAGAAGTAATGGAAAAGAGGAAAGGTAAAGGTCCTACCTGTAATGTATAA
- a CDS encoding NADH:ubiquinone oxidoreductase chain G-like protein: protein MEVLHSICPSCSLGCGINLITNENKVLGTYPYQRHPVNEGKTCYEGRQCYKLIDDEKRLKNPLINKNSKLIKSDWEEALDVVVSKMKSYSSEEIGIIGSGKCANEEMDTLKELANTLNIENIGFFTGNMPKFEIKTASLEDVENSNFILIMGDVIKENPLLGRRVILASDKGAEIITIDTLNKTFTGINSDEYIKTESISKFLDTIDLELINKLNESSVIIFNKLDNQKDFETIHNIAENSKSKILPVMEDCNIWGIMKILPALDKRDIENLINNVKLLYVVGANPASFAEESLKHIDFLITQSSHINETVLLSDVVLPASCWAEKTGTFINTTGVPQKISKILSTPDDVLEDEIIIKKIAEKMGIEL from the coding sequence ATGGAAGTATTGCATAGTATTTGTCCAAGTTGCAGTTTAGGATGTGGAATAAACTTAATAACTAACGAAAATAAGGTTTTAGGAACTTATCCCTACCAAAGGCACCCTGTTAATGAAGGAAAAACTTGTTATGAAGGGAGACAGTGTTATAAATTGATAGATGATGAAAAAAGGTTGAAAAATCCATTAATAAATAAAAATAGCAAATTAATAAAATCTGATTGGGAAGAAGCTTTAGATGTAGTAGTATCCAAAATGAAATCTTATTCCTCAGAAGAAATAGGGATAATAGGCTCAGGAAAATGTGCAAATGAAGAAATGGATACATTGAAAGAACTTGCAAACACATTAAATATAGAGAATATTGGATTCTTTACGGGTAATATGCCTAAATTTGAAATAAAAACTGCAAGCCTTGAGGATGTGGAAAATTCAAATTTCATCTTAATAATGGGTGACGTGATAAAAGAAAATCCTCTACTGGGTAGAAGAGTAATATTAGCCTCAGATAAAGGTGCAGAAATAATCACGATAGATACATTAAATAAAACATTTACCGGCATAAATTCTGATGAATATATAAAAACTGAAAGTATTTCTAAATTTTTAGATACAATTGATTTGGAATTAATAAATAAGCTCAATGAATCATCTGTTATCATATTTAATAAGTTGGATAACCAAAAAGACTTTGAAACTATCCATAATATTGCAGAAAATTCTAAATCTAAAATACTCCCTGTAATGGAGGACTGCAACATATGGGGAATAATGAAAATTCTTCCTGCTCTTGATAAAAGGGATATTGAAAATCTTATAAATAATGTAAAATTACTCTATGTAGTTGGAGCAAATCCAGCATCCTTTGCAGAAGAATCCCTTAAACATATTGATTTTTTAATTACTCAAAGCAGCCATATTAACGAAACTGTTTTACTTTCAGATGTGGTACTCCCTGCTTCATGTTGGGCTGAAAAAACTGGAACATTCATTAATACCACAGGAGTACCACAAAAAATCTCAAAAATTCTCTCCACACCAGATGATGTGCTTGAAGATGAAATTATAATAAAAAAAATTGCAGAAAAAATGGGAATTGAATTATAG
- a CDS encoding formate dehydrogenase: MNPEYLLARSKNEEIIEKGECGGAVSSIFQYLLDKEIVDGVLALTMGEDIYDGIPTLIEDSYDIIKTCGSLHCAPTMFGDLIKNYLKDMKLAVAVKPCDAMAIRELEKRKQIEKDNIYKIGLNCGGTVLPVTARKMIDLFYEVDPDDVIKEEIDKGKFIIELKDGSHKAVEIDELEEQGYGRRSNCQRCELKIPRNADIACGNWGAEPGWTFIEINTEKGRNLVEAATKEGYITVKEPSPQSIVIRSKIEEAMIKLASKFQEKYLEENYPSPENWDKYWNRCIKCFSCRDVCPICYCKECALDNECYVTENEIPPNPLTFQGIRLSHISFSCINCGQCEDVCPMEIPIAVIFQKMQKKYEDETGFVAGVSEELPPLYSPEKE; this comes from the coding sequence ATGAATCCTGAATATTTACTGGCTCGATCAAAAAATGAAGAAATAATAGAAAAGGGAGAATGTGGTGGAGCAGTTAGTTCTATTTTCCAGTATCTCCTGGATAAGGAAATTGTAGATGGAGTTCTAGCATTAACTATGGGTGAAGATATTTATGATGGAATTCCAACCCTTATTGAAGACTCATATGATATAATAAAGACCTGTGGCTCTCTACATTGTGCTCCCACCATGTTTGGAGATCTGATTAAAAATTATCTGAAAGATATGAAACTAGCTGTAGCTGTGAAACCCTGCGATGCAATGGCCATAAGAGAACTAGAGAAAAGAAAACAAATCGAAAAGGATAATATTTACAAAATTGGTTTAAACTGTGGTGGAACAGTATTACCAGTTACAGCAAGGAAAATGATCGACCTTTTCTATGAAGTGGATCCAGATGATGTGATTAAAGAAGAGATAGACAAAGGAAAATTCATAATTGAACTTAAAGATGGCAGTCATAAAGCAGTGGAAATAGATGAACTTGAAGAACAAGGTTATGGCCGACGCAGCAACTGTCAAAGGTGTGAATTAAAGATTCCTAGAAACGCAGATATAGCCTGTGGAAACTGGGGAGCCGAACCAGGATGGACATTTATAGAAATAAACACTGAAAAAGGGAGAAATTTAGTTGAAGCAGCTACAAAAGAAGGCTATATAACAGTTAAAGAGCCTTCCCCCCAATCTATTGTCATAAGAAGTAAAATTGAGGAAGCCATGATAAAACTGGCATCCAAATTTCAGGAAAAATATCTTGAAGAAAATTATCCTTCCCCTGAAAACTGGGACAAATACTGGAACAGATGCATTAAATGTTTCTCATGCAGAGATGTTTGCCCAATTTGTTACTGCAAAGAATGTGCATTAGATAATGAATGTTATGTTACTGAAAACGAGATCCCTCCAAATCCTCTAACATTCCAAGGCATAAGATTATCCCACATAAGTTTTAGTTGTATAAATTGCGGCCAGTGCGAAGATGTGTGTCCTATGGAAATTCCTATCGCTGTGATTTTCCAAAAAATGCAGAAAAAATATGAAGATGAAACAGGATTCGTTGCAGGGGTTAGTGAAGAATTACCACCATTATACAGTCCTGAAAAGGAGTAA
- a CDS encoding methyl-viologen-reducing hydrogenase subunit delta, which yields MSDEPKILGFCCNWCSYGGADTAGTARMQYPSGVRIIRVMCSGRINPEMILKAFKEGADGVFVGGCHIGDCHYDAGNYKWRRRAKFIKDLLPEFGIDEKRFRFEWISASEGDKFQKTMVDFYDAIKKLGPLERST from the coding sequence ATGTCTGATGAACCAAAAATATTAGGATTTTGTTGTAACTGGTGTTCATATGGTGGGGCAGATACCGCAGGAACTGCCCGAATGCAATACCCTTCAGGAGTTAGAATCATAAGGGTTATGTGTTCTGGAAGAATCAACCCTGAGATGATACTCAAAGCTTTTAAAGAAGGAGCTGATGGAGTATTTGTAGGTGGATGTCATATAGGAGATTGTCACTATGATGCTGGAAATTACAAATGGAGAAGAAGAGCAAAATTTATTAAAGATCTTCTTCCGGAGTTTGGTATAGATGAAAAAAGGTTCAGATTTGAATGGATCTCTGCTTCAGAAGGGGATAAGTTCCAAAAGACTATGGTAGATTTTTATGATGCCATCAAAAAGCTCGGACCTCTGGAACGATCTACCTAA
- a CDS encoding methylenetetrahydromethanopterin dehydrogenase (catalyzes the reduction of methenyltetrahydromethanopterin to methylenetetrahydromethanopterin), with amino-acid sequence MKIAVYGAGNQNLYVKQLNLPEKYGGLPPYGGSKMAIEFAQSGHEVYLAEPNQDMLTDDHWKSVKDAGVEITSDDVEAAKNVEIAVLFTPFGKKTFKIAKEIIKYIPENGIIANTCTVSPLVLYYVLEKELRKDRKDIGIASMHPAAVPGTPQHEHYVIGGHSTNNIDIASDKQIQKCVKLAESCGKEAFIVPADVSSAVSDMGSLVTAVTLSGVLDYYYIGTQIIKAPKEMVEKQILMTLQTMASLVETSGVNGMLKAINPDLLIKSAKSMHLLDEQGELDAAITTLSKLNSEVLEWAEKSDIKPTYLVAAQALTSELQNLMGKNASEGTIRRCMRKMFE; translated from the coding sequence ATGAAAATTGCAGTATATGGTGCAGGAAATCAGAATCTCTATGTTAAACAACTTAATCTCCCTGAAAAATATGGTGGATTACCTCCATACGGTGGGAGTAAAATGGCAATAGAGTTTGCCCAATCCGGACATGAAGTTTATCTGGCTGAACCTAACCAGGACATGCTCACTGATGATCATTGGAAAAGTGTTAAAGATGCAGGGGTGGAGATCACTTCAGACGATGTTGAAGCAGCTAAAAATGTAGAAATAGCAGTATTGTTCACTCCTTTTGGTAAAAAAACATTTAAAATTGCTAAAGAAATTATCAAATATATTCCTGAAAACGGAATCATCGCTAATACATGTACAGTTTCTCCTTTAGTACTTTACTATGTTTTGGAAAAAGAACTTAGAAAAGATCGAAAAGACATTGGTATTGCTTCCATGCATCCGGCAGCAGTACCTGGAACTCCACAACATGAACATTACGTTATAGGGGGACATTCTACCAATAATATAGATATTGCCAGCGACAAACAAATCCAAAAATGCGTAAAACTGGCAGAAAGCTGTGGAAAGGAAGCATTTATAGTTCCTGCAGATGTTTCCTCAGCAGTATCTGACATGGGATCTCTTGTAACTGCCGTAACCCTTTCTGGTGTCCTTGATTATTATTATATAGGCACGCAAATAATTAAAGCACCTAAAGAAATGGTAGAAAAACAGATTCTCATGACTTTGCAAACTATGGCCTCGTTAGTTGAAACTTCAGGTGTAAATGGCATGTTAAAAGCTATAAATCCTGATTTACTCATAAAAAGTGCTAAATCAATGCATTTACTTGATGAACAGGGCGAACTGGATGCTGCAATCACAACCCTATCTAAACTTAATTCTGAAGTACTGGAATGGGCTGAAAAATCTGATATCAAACCTACTTATTTAGTGGCAGCACAGGCACTAACCAGTGAACTGCAAAATTTAATGGGAAAAAATGCATCAGAAGGTACTATACGTAGATGCATGAGAAAAATGTTTGAATAA
- the hmdC gene encoding 5,10-methenyltetrahydromethanopterin hydrogenase cofactor biosynthesis protein HmdC produces MHEIIKESINDMDAALKLCKSSKNVVDVVDAVSELNTYDASKLGMNFKRFPLGCDLTEIIVGTCASDLNKIDLYGNSILADMIGAPIHICAYAFADIAESHGMKSIDIIREVNELIEVPLDLDHFGRYGPMRFPKEIVKCSGQCYSAGPPYNGCPRDRIHSRLIEKEKEDEVDKEEWVKLSSAVAINLTSEQGGEGHAAPLEEAEETSKLAKKYGKGVEAIMFVGDGYEDLITGFEKGIELGADVFVLEGGPFNTSKNRLESFAKAVSMARILVPGKVVATNGAYEDECRVGLRAGLNAIITGFPKNHHGYMCGYSPGTAKRGNFGLSRIIKIMKEEVKSQLTNVPIQKGELKALARAVKIVGIDNIYPNKIGSLEVGDAHWVALANSNLYKNIKIERNTRDVVDILEGSSVSLLGGRFVSWALAKELDGYVDEIIISDIDPWVEKATINNLQEELNSNVIGAGSNDKKAFENSNMAVITSTVPQIVNKISKNLDAAIRLI; encoded by the coding sequence ATGCATGAAATAATAAAAGAATCCATAAATGATATGGATGCAGCATTAAAACTTTGTAAATCATCAAAAAACGTTGTTGACGTGGTGGACGCAGTGTCAGAACTCAATACTTATGATGCCAGTAAACTGGGAATGAATTTTAAGAGATTTCCATTAGGTTGCGATTTAACTGAAATTATTGTAGGAACTTGTGCATCTGACCTCAATAAAATTGACCTTTATGGAAATTCTATTTTAGCAGACATGATAGGAGCACCGATACATATATGTGCCTATGCCTTTGCAGATATTGCAGAATCACACGGCATGAAGAGTATAGATATTATCCGAGAAGTTAATGAATTAATTGAAGTACCGCTGGATCTTGATCATTTCGGACGTTATGGGCCCATGAGATTTCCTAAAGAAATAGTAAAATGTTCAGGACAATGTTATTCTGCCGGACCACCATATAACGGATGTCCCCGAGATAGAATACACTCACGACTTATTGAAAAAGAAAAAGAAGATGAAGTGGATAAAGAAGAGTGGGTAAAACTTAGTTCTGCTGTTGCAATTAATTTAACCAGTGAACAAGGTGGAGAAGGGCATGCGGCACCATTAGAAGAAGCAGAAGAAACTTCAAAACTTGCCAAAAAGTATGGTAAGGGAGTGGAAGCCATCATGTTTGTTGGTGACGGTTATGAAGACCTTATAACAGGTTTTGAAAAGGGAATTGAATTAGGTGCTGATGTGTTTGTTTTAGAAGGTGGACCATTCAACACATCTAAAAATAGGTTGGAAAGCTTTGCAAAAGCAGTTTCTATGGCCAGAATTCTTGTTCCTGGAAAAGTGGTAGCAACCAATGGTGCGTATGAAGATGAATGTAGAGTTGGTTTAAGAGCGGGTCTTAATGCAATAATTACTGGTTTTCCAAAGAATCATCATGGTTATATGTGCGGATATTCACCAGGAACGGCTAAAAGAGGTAATTTTGGACTATCTAGAATAATAAAAATTATGAAAGAGGAAGTTAAAAGTCAATTAACTAACGTACCCATTCAAAAAGGAGAATTAAAAGCCCTGGCTAGAGCTGTGAAAATTGTGGGAATTGATAATATATATCCTAATAAAATTGGATCTTTAGAGGTTGGTGATGCTCACTGGGTTGCTTTAGCAAACTCAAACCTTTACAAAAATATAAAAATTGAAAGAAATACCAGAGATGTAGTAGATATTTTGGAAGGTAGTAGTGTATCATTATTAGGAGGTAGATTTGTTTCATGGGCTTTGGCCAAAGAATTAGATGGTTATGTGGATGAAATTATTATCAGTGACATTGATCCGTGGGTAGAAAAAGCCACAATAAATAACTTGCAGGAAGAATTAAATTCAAATGTTATTGGTGCAGGATCCAATGACAAAAAGGCCTTTGAAAATTCAAATATGGCTGTTATAACATCTACTGTGCCTCAGATCGTTAATAAAATCTCTAAAAACTTAGATGCTGCTATAAGATTGATATAA
- the mcrB gene encoding coenzyme-B sulfoethylthiotransferase subunit beta yields the protein MPTYEDRIDLYGVNGKLLEENVPLEAVSPMINPTIEKIVHEVKRSVAINLSGIETSLEKAAYGGKSNFVPGRELKIPLVDNVDLISEKIRRMIQVKEDDDFNIKLINGGKQMLVQLPSQRMTMAADYTVSTLVTGGAVIQAIIDTFDVDKFDAPAVKTAVLGRYPQTVDFSGANITALLGPPVMLEGLGYGLRNIMANHVVAITKKNTLNAVALSSILEHTSMFETGDALGAFERYHLLGMAYQGLNANNLVFDLVKENGKGTVGTVVASLVERALDDGVIKVAKTMPSGYKVYEPTDWALWNAYAASGLISAVIVNIGASRAAQGIASTILYYNDILEYETSLPSVDYGRVEGTGVGMSFFSHSIYGGGGPGTFHGNHVVTRHSKGFAIPCSAAAMCLDAGTQMFSVEATSGLVGTVYGDINYFKEPIKYVADGAREIKDKI from the coding sequence ATGCCAACATATGAAGATAGAATAGACCTATACGGGGTGAATGGAAAGCTTTTAGAAGAAAATGTTCCTTTAGAAGCAGTTAGCCCCATGATAAATCCTACAATCGAAAAAATAGTGCATGAAGTGAAACGTTCAGTTGCTATTAATTTATCAGGAATAGAAACATCACTAGAAAAGGCAGCTTACGGTGGAAAATCAAATTTTGTCCCTGGAAGGGAATTAAAAATACCCTTGGTTGACAATGTAGACTTGATATCTGAAAAGATTAGACGAATGATTCAAGTCAAAGAAGATGATGATTTTAACATCAAACTCATCAACGGGGGCAAACAAATGCTGGTACAATTGCCTTCACAGAGAATGACTATGGCAGCAGATTATACTGTTTCCACTTTAGTAACAGGAGGAGCAGTAATTCAAGCAATCATAGATACATTTGATGTTGATAAGTTCGATGCACCTGCAGTTAAAACTGCTGTTTTAGGAAGATATCCTCAAACTGTAGATTTCTCAGGGGCAAACATTACTGCCCTACTTGGACCGCCAGTTATGCTGGAAGGACTTGGATACGGTCTTCGAAATATAATGGCTAACCACGTGGTTGCAATTACCAAGAAAAATACCCTTAACGCAGTAGCTTTATCTTCAATTTTGGAACATACATCTATGTTTGAAACAGGTGATGCATTAGGTGCATTTGAAAGATATCATCTTTTAGGGATGGCATATCAGGGATTAAACGCTAATAATCTCGTATTTGACTTGGTCAAAGAAAACGGGAAAGGTACAGTGGGAACTGTTGTTGCATCATTAGTTGAAAGAGCCTTAGACGATGGAGTAATAAAAGTAGCAAAAACAATGCCGTCAGGATACAAAGTATATGAACCTACAGATTGGGCATTATGGAATGCTTACGCTGCATCTGGATTGATAAGTGCAGTAATTGTTAACATAGGTGCATCTAGAGCCGCTCAAGGAATAGCATCCACAATATTATACTACAACGACATATTGGAATATGAGACTAGTCTTCCTAGCGTAGATTATGGACGTGTGGAAGGTACAGGTGTAGGTATGAGTTTCTTCTCCCACTCAATTTATGGAGGAGGCGGTCCAGGAACTTTCCACGGAAACCACGTTGTAACTAGACATAGTAAAGGATTTGCAATCCCATGTTCTGCTGCAGCAATGTGTTTAGATGCAGGGACACAGATGTTTTCAGTTGAAGCGACATCCGGATTGGTGGGCACAGTTTACGGAGATATAAACTACTTCAAAGAACCAATAAAATATGTAGCAGATGGAGCTCGAGAAATAAAAGATAAAATATAA